The following DNA comes from Deltaproteobacteria bacterium.
GCGCTCGTTCATCAACACCGATCCGCGCGTGCGCCGCGCGGTGAAACGGATTGTCCTGAGAGGTCGCCGTTGAACGCCGCCGCGCCGAAAACAGCCGCCATCAAGACCGGCCCGGTCCGCGTCTCCCCACCGCCGTCCCCCGCGCCGTGGATCACCCCCGCCACGTTCCTGATGGCGTGCGCCACGCTCGCCGCCGAGATCATCCTCACGCGCGTGTTCTCGGTGCTCATGTGGTACCACTTCGCGTTCCTCGCCGTGAGCGTTTGCCTGTTCGGGCTCGGGGCAGGATCGCTCGTCGTGCATCTGGCCGGGAGCAATTGGCGCGCGGGAGACCTTCCGCGACATCTGGGCCGTTGCGCAATCGGCTTCGCCGCGGCGCAGCTCGTGTGCGTCGGCACGTTACGACTGCTGAAGCTCGGGACGCTCGACCTCAACCTCGTGTCGATCGCGCAGATGGGCGCGGCGTTTCTGGTCGCGGCGCTGCCGTTCACGTTCTCGGGCGCGTTCTTCGCGCTCGTCTTTTCGCGCGGATCCGAGCGCATCGGTCGTTACTACTTCGCCGATCTCGCCGGGGCCGCCGCCGGGTGCCTCGCCACGATTTCGCTGCTGACGCATTTCGGCGGCGAGGCGGCGATGGTCGCCACGGGCGCAATCGCGCTGTTGGCGGGGCTCGTCGTCACGCCCATGCGGCGCGAGGCCGCCACGTGGCGCGCGCAGCTCGTCGCGCTGGTCGTGGTCGTCGCCGTACTGGTCGCCAACCATTGGTCACCGTTCCTGATGTTCCGCCACACCAAGGGCAACGACGAGCCCGAGCCGATCGCCGTGTCGTGGAACAGCTTTTCGCGCGTCATCGCGTATCCGCGCGCCGACATCGGCGACATCATGCTCGTCATCGACGGCATCGCGTTCACGCCGATTACGCCCTTTCACGGCGACGCGAACGCGACGCAGGACGCCATGGCGAACCTGCAGCGCCTGCCCTACGTTTTTTACGACAAGCCGTCGCTCCTCGTGATCGGTTCGGGCGGCGGCGAGCACATCCTCACGGGGCTGTCCGCCGGAGCGAGCGAGATCGTCGGCATCGAGATGAACCCGATCGTGCTCGACATGGTGAACAACCGCTTCGCCGACATTTCGGGTGGGCTCTTCACGCAGCCCGGCGTCACGGTGGAACTCGCCGAAGGGCGCTCGTGGGTGGCGCGATCGACGAAAAACTTCGACGTCGTCAACTTCACGCTCGTGGATACCTGGGCGGCGACGGCGGGGGGCGCGTTTTCGCTCACCGAGAATTACCTGTTCACCGCCCAGGCGTTCGGCGAATACTTCGACCGTCTCACGCCGCGCGGCATGGTGGCGGTGAAACGCTGGAAGGACGCGCCGGAATACATCTACCGCACCGTCGCGCTCGCGCGGCACGTGCTCGACGCGCGAAAGACGAAGAACGTGGCATCGTGCTTCTACGTCGTGCGCGACGGCGACTTCGCCAACGTGCTCATCAAGCCGTCGGGTTTCAGCGTCGAGGAGGTGCTGCGTCTCGAGGATCTCGTCAAGACGCTCGACCTGGAAATCATGTACTCGCCCTTCATGAAGCCGCACGACGAGACACTGGACGCCATGCTGCGCGCGGGGAACCTCGACGCGTGGGTCGCGACGCAGGAGTACGACTACTCCGCGCCGACCGACGACCATCCGTTCTTTTTCTACACGCTTCGCCCCGCCGATCTTCTCAAGACATTCTCGCAGGACTACGCGGCCAAGATCCGCAACATCGGCGCGCTCATCGTCTTCGTGCTCGCGGCGCTCGTCTTCGCATTCGTGTCGATCATGATCCTCGGTCCGCTCGTGCTGGTTCGTCGCCATCGCATTCTGCTGCGCGGGCATCTGCGCGCGGCGAGCTATTTCGGGCTCATCGGGCTCGGCTACCTCACGGTCGAGATCGCGATGATGCAGTCGTTCATCCTCTACCTCGGCCATCCCACGCTCACGCTCTCGGTGTTTCTCGCGACGTTGCTCGTGATGAGCGGCATCGGCGCGGGGCTGTCGTCACGCATCGGCGCCGAGCGCCCGCGCAAGTCGCTCGCCCTCGTCACCGTGGCGCTCGTCGGCGTGGCGGCGGGGCTGCTGATCGTCTCGCCGAAGATTTTCGCGGCCACGCTCGGCGCGGCCACGCCCGTGCGCATCGCGGTGTCGATCGTGATGCTCGCGCCACTGGGCATTTTGATGGGAATGTTTTTCCCGATGGGTGTGCGCGCGGTGCGCGAGGACGGCACGGTGCCGTGGATGTTCGCGGTCAATTCCGCGGCCTCGGTGTTCGGCTCGGTCGCGGCGATGGCGATCGCACTGCTGGCGGGATTCTCGACGACGGTCACGTTCGGCCTCGCGGCCTACGTCGTCGCGGCGATCATTTATCCGAGTGAAGACGAATAGCGGCATTTTCGGAGATCAACGTCGTGACGAAAAAAGTCTGTCTGGTGACGGGCGCGAATTCGGGCATCGGCAAGGTCACCGCGACGGCGCTCGCCAAGACCGGCGCGCACGTGGTGATCGTGTGTCGCGACATGGCCAAGGCCGAGGCCGCCGCCGCCGACATCCGGGTCCGTGCGGGCGCCGGCGCGGGCACGGTCGAGCCGCTCGCGTGCAATTTCGGCTCGATGGCGCAGATCCGCGAGCTGGCCGCCGCGTTTCTCCGTCGCCACGACCGCCTGCACGTGCTCGTCAACAACGCCGGGGCGCTAATCGGCACGCGCACCAAGAGCGCCGACGGACTCGAACTCACGTTCGCGGCCAACCACCTCGGGTATTTTCTGCTCACGAATCTGCTGCTCGATGTCCTCAAGGCGTCGGCCCCCGCGCGGATCGTCAACGTCGCGTCCGACGCGCATTACCGCGTCAAGCAGGGGCTCGATTTCGACGACCTGCAGAACGAGCGGCGCAAATACGAGGCGTTTCGCGTGTACTCCGAATCGAAGCTCGCGAACGTCTATTTCACGTACGAGCTCGCGCGGCGGATCGACGGTACGGGCGTGACCGCGAACTGCCTGCACCCCGGCGTCGTCGGCACCAACTTCGGTCACACGGCCACGTGGTTCTGGAAGACGGCGATGGCGCTCGGCAGACTCGTGCTCATCACGCCCGAAGAGGGCGCGAAGACCTCGATCTATCTCGCGACTTCTCCCGATGCGGCGGGCGTTTCGGGCAAGTATTTCGACAAGTGCAAGCCGCGACGCACATCCATCGTCTCGTACGACGAGGCCGCGATGCGCCGCCTGTGGGACGTGAGCGCCCGGCTCACGGGTTTGCCCCGAACCGCGAATGGAACCGGCGCGGGGAGCTGAGAACCCCTCGTGCGTCATGTGGCACAGGCGCCCCCGCCTGTGCACTTCTTCCGCACAGCCGAGGGCGGCTGTGCCACACGTCCCATTTCACTCCGCGCGCGATTTCGCCCCGCGCGCCAGCACGAACGCCACGCCGACGAGCACCGCCGATGCGAAGGCGTGCGCGCGCGGCGTCACCCACCGGCCCCAAGGAAACGCGACGATCTCCGGCGGATGCACGGGGAACCCCTTGGGGTCGTAGAGCGAAAAGAACCACTCGTTTTCGAACAGAAGCGCGAGACCCAGCAGCAGCACCGCGAGGCCGAGCAGCGCCGTCGACGCGCCCTCCACACGAGCCGGCAAGTGTTCGCCGTGGCCGAGCAATTCCGCCGCGCGCGCGAGCGCCGCGAGACCCAGAATCGGCAGCGTCAGAAACACGCACAGCGGCGCGGCGACCTCGTGGTGAAGCCGGTAACTGATCGCACTGCCGAACAATTCCTTGAGCCCCGGCCACGCCGCCGCAAAGACCACGCCGGAGATCGCGAGCAGCGCGAGGGCACACGCGCGGCGCGTCATCGCCGATTCCTCAAACCAACGAAAACGAGCACCGCACCGATGACCACCGACGCGGCCAGCAGCGCGAGGCCTGTGGGATCGGCGAGCGGCGTTTCGCCGTTTCGCGCAAAGAAGTCGAGCAATCCTTCGGGCGCGAGCAACGAGCCGGCCATCACCGTGCGCGCGAGTTCGAGCGCGGCGACGAGGCCGAGCAGCAGCGCGAGGCGGCGCACCATCGCCGCGATGTCATCCACGCGAAACCACGCGAACCGGGACGCGGGCAGCGGCCCGAGCACGAGCTGAAACGGGCCGAGCACGAGCAGCAACAGGAACAGTCCCATCAGGAACATCTGCGCCGGAAACGTGGCGTGAAAGAGGATGTTGCCCGCGGTGGGCGGCAGCTCGCCGAGCAAATTGCCGATCTCGCCCCACGCGAGCCCCGCGCTGTAGAGAAAGCAGACGAATGCGACGAAGACCAGCAGCCACGCGGCGAGCACACCCATGAACGCGGCGAGCGCCACCGCCATGGTGAGCAGCCATCCGCCGATTCCCGTTTGTCCGGAGGTGAGCGCCGTGAGTGGATGCGCCCCGGCGCGCCGCCAATAGCGCGTGGCCAGCAGCGTGAGCACCACGAGCGCGAGAAACGCGGCGGCGTACCACACAACCGAGAAAAATGCCGACGCGGTCACGGTTCGCTCCGCGCTTTGAACGGGCGATCGGCCCAGGGCGCGAGCGTCGACGTCTCGAAAAAGCGGCGCGTGCCGTCGGCCGCGTCCGCGACCACGATCTTCGGCCCCTTGATCGCGAGGTCCGACGGCACCCCCGCGACGCGCGTCTCGCGGAGCGTCCATCGATGCGCACCGCGCGTCGCCGCGACGAGTCGGCGCTCGTACTTCGAGATCGCGTACAGCGTGTCGCCCGCGAGGTCGACCCCCGTCACGCCGCGCCCCGCGGGCACGGGCGGCAACGCGGCGCCGGTGCGTGCGTCATACGCCGCGATGTGCGACGAGCCCGGCGCGGCAACGAAGCACGCATCGGCGACGCACGCGAGATCCGCCGGCAGCGGCGGCGTCGGCACGCGAAACAACTCCGCGCCGTCCGCCGTGGCGATGGCGATCAACTCCTCAGACACGGCGGCGAGCACGTAGAGCCTTTCCCCGTCGGGAGACGGCACGAGCCGCCACGGGTGCGAGGTCTCCTCGTGCCAGATCGCCTTCGCGCGGTAGAGGTCGGCGTTCGGGCGATTTCGCGCGCCGACCGCGCCATCGAGCCGCGCGACGCCGAACTCGTAGCGCATCTGCGCGGGAATCAGCCAGGGGAATTTTTTCTTGCGTGTACGGTCGTGCACGCGGTCGTACCACGCCACGTACCACGCTCCGGAAAGAAACGTGGCCGCGGCGATCGTCGTGCGCCCGGGCATCACCACCGTGGCGGGTTTCACCGTCTTCTCGCGTGGGCCGAGCATCCACAGCCGGTCATCGACATAGGGAATCACGGCGACGAGGCCGCCGGCGGCGATGGCCACGCCGTGCGCGGGGCGATCCAGGTCGATCCAGCGCGGCGGGCGGCCTTCATTCGAAACCCACGCCCGGCCGCTGTGCATCCCGACCCCGGCGACGTAACCCTCGCGCGCGGTGATGAAGCTGTCGCCCTGCCCGCGATCCTCGAGGCGCGCGCGGTGCGTGGGATTCCCGTCCGCCAAATGAAGGAACGCCGCGCAGGTCACCGCGAGCCACGCGAACGCGGCGACGCGTCCCACAATCGTTGCAACGCGCGGGCGCGACGGCATCGGCGGGTCGGACGGACGCGGGGCGGACGGGCGCGAGGCGGAGGTTGTCATGACCCCGCCAGACTATCGGGATTCGCTCCGTGCTCCAAGTGGAGCGACGATCAGGTCAGCACCCGCACCCGTCGTCGTCGTCATCGTCATCGTCGCCGAAGGCGGGGATGTCCGTGGACGAGTCGTCGTCGGACGCATCGTCATCCGACGTGTCGTCATCCGCCGCATCGTCGTCGGCATCGTCATCGGCATCATCGTCCGTCGCGTCATCATCGGCGTCATCATCCGTGTCGTCGTCGTCCGGCTCGATCAGGTCATCGTCGCCGAAGGGCCCGCCGCCGGGCAGGATGCCGTAGTACACGCCCATCCAGTAGCCGACGAGATAGTCCATGCCGGGACCGACGTAACGCGGGTCCTCGCCGTGATTGCAGCCCGCTTCGAAGGGCGTCGACTGCCAGTACATGTCCGTCCAGTGCCGGTCGTCCAGCTCGCGCGCCTCGGCGGTGATCGGGTCGATGTTGATGAGGTCGTTCAGCCACGGGTACTGGTTTCCCAATTCGTCGAGCAGCACCGACAGCGGATCGAGCGGCATGTCCGAGCACGTGCGTGCGCGCCGGTAGCTCGGCGCGGCCCAGTAGCGGCCCAGCGTGTTGAAGTGGTCGTCCTCGATCCAGTCGTAATCGTCCTCGTCGCAAACGCCGAGACGCAGGCAGCCGGTGACGTGCGTCGAATCGAACCACGGGTTGTGCGTGCGCTCCACGTAGGGACGGTTGTACGTCATCCACAGGTCGTAGAGTTCTTCCAGCCGCTCGCGGTCGGGCCACAGGCGAAACATCGCCTGAAAGTCCAGGTGGCGCAGGTTGTTGCCGTAGTACTCGGTGTACTTGTTGTAACCGGCCCAGATGTCCACCGCGAGCACGGGCCGCCACAGGTTGTATTGCTGGTCGAGCAGTTCCCAAATCTCGGGCGTGTCGATCACGTACGCGGCCTGCACGAGCCACGCGATGCGCTTCATCGGGCCGATCCACGCCGCGCCGTTGCCCGTGTATTCGCCGTTCTGGTCGGTGATGTTCCAGTCGTTCGTGGTGAGCATCTCGATCACGTCGATGATGTCGTCGCGGATTCCCTGGCGCACGTCCTCGTGTTCGGCAAGCCCTTCGAGCGCCTCATACGAGAGCACCATGCCCCACCACCAGCCGCTGTATTGGTCGCGGCTCGTGTGATCGACCCAGTACAGCCCCGCGAACTCGCCTTCGCCGTGGTTCTTCCAGTCGTTGTCGTCGCCCTGGCCGCAGTTCCACGGCGCGATGTCCTCGCCCGCGAAGCGCGGGATGTAGCCGAGCGTCTGCGTGATCGCCATGGCGGTGCGCATGTATTCGACGACGCGCAGCACCTCGTCCAGCGCGCCTTCCTCGCCGGTGGCCATGTAGCGCAGCGCCTCGGCGCCGAGGTACATGCCGGTCCAGATCATGCTGTCGCCCTGGTGGTGCAGGCAGCCGATCTCGGTGCGCGTTTCGTCGGTGAACTCCACCGCGCCGGTGAGCGCGCCGAGACTGCCGTTGTGCCAGGTCTCGATCCACTCCTGATACGCCTCGGCCTTGGCGTGCAGATCGGGGTCGAAGTCCGCCGGGGCGGTGGTCGCGGCGGCGAACAGAATCAACAGGGATGTCAGAAGGCGTCGCATTTCAGACCTCGCGATTTCACGGCAAGCCCGGGAAGTTCTCGACAAACTGAATCTTCAGATCGGGGAAGGAATCGACGTACTGCACTTTCAGTTCGGGGAAGTTTTCGACGAACTGCCATTTGCCGCACGCATCGGGGAAGTGCTCGACGTGTTTGACCTTCAGGTCGGGGAACGACTGCACCGTCTGGATTTTGATGTCGGGAAAATTCGAGACGATCTTGACCTTGCCGTAGAGCTTGAAGCCCTTGTACGTGCAGTCGGGACCGACCTTCTTGTCCGACGAACCCGCCGACGTCGCCACGAGTGCCAGTGCGACGGCGATCCCCAAGAGCCGAACGTACGCACGAAGACGCATATTCCATCCTCCCCAAGCGCTGGAAGTTTTCCAGAACGCGGGCGGATTGTCCATGAGGGCGGGAGGACGGGTGCGCAGCATTGCCGATGACACACCTGCTACGGTATTCGACCGATCGGAGGAAGCCGGCCGGAATGGATGAACGCTGATATACCTGTATAACCGTTTAAACGGTTATGCGGTTATACAACTTGACCGCATTTTCGAATCGGTTGCGTCGAGATCCATGCGATTGTGGGATTGCGTCTCTGCGAAAACCCGGGAGGCAACGGAGCGTCCGGAGACTCAGATCTCGCCGCGTCCCTTCGCGGAATCCGTCAGATCGATCAGCTCCGCGGGATACGGACGCAGCAGGCTCTGGCGGCGCAGGTAGTCGTATCCCTCGCGCTCGGACCACGAGGCGAGCAGGGCGATGGGCGCGGCGAGCGGCGCGCGGCGTTCGCGATAGCGTCGCACGAGCTGCACGTAGTTCTTTTTTTCCGCGGGGGAGAGGGACTTCTTGAAGAAGCCGAATGCGTGCTCGAGCGCGTTGATGACCGCTCCGCGCCGCCACGGGGCGTCGAACACACCGGCAAGGACCTCGGCGTACGCGGCGAACACACCGTCCGGCGCAAGGCCTTCGCGGTTCGCCACGATGTTGCCCAGCCGGCGCATCGCCGACTCGCGCGCGGCCATGAGCAGGAACTTGTGACGGGCGTGGAAATCGACGAGCTCGCTCATCCGGCCCGTTGCCCGCGCGGCACGCAGCTCGGCGAACGTAAAAACGCGAATGAGGAAGCGTTCGCGGATCACGAAGTTCGACAGCCGCCCCTCGTCCTCGACCGCGCCCTCGCCGAACCTTTGCAGCACTTGGGCCGCAAACAGCCCCGGTCCCTTGGCGGAAGCCATCGCGTCGGGGTTGGCGTCGGCGTAGTGCTTCACGTCGCGCGGCCCGCACGAGGGCGAGCGCGACTTGAGAATGAAGCCGTCGATCGGACCAAGCGAATCGAGCGTCGCGTCGGTCCACGCCCGCATTGCGTCGGTCAGATCGCGGCCCGATTCGGGCTGCACCAGTCGGGGTTCCGCGCCGCGCAGGGCGATCCGCACCGGCGGACGCGGCGTGCCCAGACCGATTTCGGCCTCCGGGCAATGCGTGACGAGGTCGGCGTGCGCCGCGAGTCGCTCCGACAGATCGTCGCGCAGCATGGCCCCATCCCACCGGCAGGCTTCGAAGCCCAGGCACCGGCTGACGAAGATCCGGGGACGCGCGAAGGTCGGTTCGCCGGGTTCCGGCGAGGTCGTGTGCTCGGTCATGTGCGCCTTTTAGCGCGAACACCGTTCGGATGCGAGCACGCCACCGATGAAAGGTCCGTTTTCATTGACACCACGGGGCGCGCCGTTAACATCATCGCGCGTCGTCCAATCGGCGCGACGCATGCAATCGGCGCAACGCAGGAGGGCGCGCTCGCCCATGTTCGACGTCGGCGGTTCCGAAATCCTGCTGATTCTCTTTCTCACGCTGCTCGTGATGGGGCCGAAGAATATCCCCAAAATCGCGCGCACGCTGGGCAAGACCATGCAGCAGGTCCGTCGCGTCACCAACGAATTCAAGCACGCGATGGAAGACGAGATCCGGGTGCTGGAACTCGAGGAACTCAAGGCCGAACGCGCCTCGACCGTCGCCAAACGCCCGACCGAACCCGTCGCCGCGAGAACCGCCACGGCCGAATCCGATTCCGCGTCTCCCTCGCCCGCGACGTCGACGGAGCGTGTGGAGTCCCCCGTGGAGACCGTCGAGACCATCGATCCGGCGGCCGATATCCCCGTCGAGCGCGAGCGCACGGGCGCGCGTCCGGTCGTGCCGTCGACCGAGACGGTGGCACGCGGCGCGGACGATGGAGGTGCGGCGTGACCGGGCGCGACGGCGAGCTCGCCGGCCACATGACGCTGACCGAGCACCTGACCGAGCTGCGCAAGCGGCTGCTGTGGTGCGCCGGGGCGATCGGCGTGTGCTTTTTCGCCGCATGGAATTTCGCGCCGCGCATCTTTGCGCTCTTCATGGAGCCGCTCACGCGCGTGCTGGGCGAGGGCCGGCAGGTCGTGTTCACCTCGCCCGCCGAAGCCTTCATCACCTACATGAAGGTCGCGGTCACGGTCGGCGTCTTCGCGTCGGCGCCGGTGATCTTCTGGCAGATCTGGCGCTTCGTCGCGCCGGGACTGTACAAGCGCGAACGTGCGTATTTCGGCGCGGTGGTGATCGTCGGTTCGTTCTTCTTCGTGGGCGGCGCGCTGTTCGGCTACTTCGGCGTGTTCCCCGTCGGCTTCGCCTACTTCATCAAGACGTTCGAGACCGAAACGATCCGCGCCATGATCAGCGTGAAGGAGTACTGGAGCTTCGCGCTGACGATGCTCGTGTGCTTCGGCATCGCGTTCGAGCTTCCCGTTTTCGTATTCTTTCTGGCGCGCGTCGGCATCGTCACGCCGCAGTGGCTGTGGAAAAACTTCCGCTACGCCGTGCTCGTCATCTTTATCGGGGCGGCGATCTTCACGCCGCCCGACATCATTTCCCAGATCACGCTCGGCGTGCCGCTCGTCATACTCTATCTGCTCGCGACCGGGGCGGCGTATCTGTTCGGCTCGCGCGGCAAAACGGCCGACGCGACAAACGCCGCCGACATGGCCGAAGAGTAGTCGCCTTCAGCGCTTGCGGACACGGCCCGTGCTCACCGCCCACCAGCCGTAGGCGAATCCGCCGATGTGCGCCCACCACGCCACGCCCGGGGCGAGCGGATCGCTCATGATCGAGCCGAAGATCTGCAAGGCGAGCCATAGGCCGATGAAGATTTTCGCGCGCCACACGAAAAAGATCGGGTAGATGATGATGAGAAAGAACCCCTTGATGCGCGCCGACGGAAACATGTGCAGGTACGCGCCCAGCACCGCCGCCACCGCGCCCGACGCGCCGACCATCGGCACGCGCGATCCCGGCTGCACGACCGCGTGCGCGAGGCACGCGACGAGCGCCGCGACGAGATAGAAGCGAACGAACGCGCCGCGCCCCAGCCGGTCCTCGACGTTGTCGCCGAAGACCCACAGGAACACCATGTTTCCCGCGAGGTGGGCGATACCGCCGTGTAAAAACGCGCTGGTGATCGCGGTGACGGGCGTCAGGATCGAGTCCCACGCCCAGGGGTGCAGGATCTGATACGGCACCGCCGCGAAGCGAAGGCCCGAATCACGCACGCCGAGCTGCCACACGAACGCGGCGATGTTCGCGGCGATCAATAGCGTTGTCACGACCGGCGCGCGACGCGTGGGATTGAGATCGCGATAGGGAATCATGTCCGGGCAGGATTAGCACATCGGTGGTCCCACGGGGAACGCCCGGGGCGGGGTGATCGTGCGACTAGGAGTCCGGATGCGCGGCGTTGAGCGCGTCAAGCAGCTTTCGTGATTCCGGGTGACTCGGCACGTTCTCGAGCGCCTTCTCCAGCAGATCTCGCGCTTCGTCGTACCGATGTTCGCGGATGCGGATCTTGGCCAGCGCACTGTACTTTCGCGCGTCACGGTCGGGCGCCACGTCAATGGCCTTCGCGAGCATGGACTCGGCTTCCTTGGTTCGTCCCTGGCGGAGATACGAGAGCCCGAGCCCTTCGTACGGGCACGGGAAAGCCCCGGGGGCCACATTCGCGGCGCGTTTGAACGCGTCACCGGCGTCGTCGAAACGGCCACGATTGAGGGCGAGAATTCCGAGCTGATTCACCACATACGGATTGTCGGGGTACAACTTCGCCAGTTTCGCCAATGCGACTTCGGCTTCGTTATATCGGCGAAGACCCGTGAGCGACGTCACCCGTGCCATGCGGGCGAAGAAATTGTTGGGGACTTGGCGAACCAGCGTATCGAGGAACGGGAGAGCTTCGGCGTGACGCGCTTGGGCCGAGTAGGTCCATGCGAGGCCGAGCAGCGCCATCTCGTGAACGAACGCGCGAGATCGATTGTAATCGTTGTAAGGCGTCACAAGAAAGGCGACGTGGGGAATCGTGACCGGACGAAGCGCTCGGGCGAATCGCCGTTCGGCGTCATCGAATTTTTTCTCGGCGAGTGCGTAATGCCCGGCCACGACATCCCGGGCCACCGCGGCGTCCAGACCCAGCCAACGAGCGACCACGCCGACTTTGAGCGGTTCCTCGTTGAGAAGCGCAAGCGCGTCCTCGTCCCGATCGAGAGCGAGCAATACGAGCGCCTTGAGGGCGACATTGGTGGAGGAGGTTTCGAGTTCCACCGCTCTTTCGGCGAATGGGAGCGCGCGTTCGAAATGTCCGCGTCGATACGCGCGGATCGCCGCGTCTTCCTGCGCGAAATCCCAGTAGTGGTCGAGCTCCGCGGCTTTGATCCGGTTTTCGGTTTCGTCGTCGAACCTGCCGACC
Coding sequences within:
- a CDS encoding SDR family oxidoreductase, translated to MTKKVCLVTGANSGIGKVTATALAKTGAHVVIVCRDMAKAEAAAADIRVRAGAGAGTVEPLACNFGSMAQIRELAAAFLRRHDRLHVLVNNAGALIGTRTKSADGLELTFAANHLGYFLLTNLLLDVLKASAPARIVNVASDAHYRVKQGLDFDDLQNERRKYEAFRVYSESKLANVYFTYELARRIDGTGVTANCLHPGVVGTNFGHTATWFWKTAMALGRLVLITPEEGAKTSIYLATSPDAAGVSGKYFDKCKPRRTSIVSYDEAAMRRLWDVSARLTGLPRTANGTGAGS
- a CDS encoding DUF1722 domain-containing protein; the encoded protein is MTEHTTSPEPGEPTFARPRIFVSRCLGFEACRWDGAMLRDDLSERLAAHADLVTHCPEAEIGLGTPRPPVRIALRGAEPRLVQPESGRDLTDAMRAWTDATLDSLGPIDGFILKSRSPSCGPRDVKHYADANPDAMASAKGPGLFAAQVLQRFGEGAVEDEGRLSNFVIRERFLIRVFTFAELRAARATGRMSELVDFHARHKFLLMAARESAMRRLGNIVANREGLAPDGVFAAYAEVLAGVFDAPWRRGAVINALEHAFGFFKKSLSPAEKKNYVQLVRRYRERRAPLAAPIALLASWSEREGYDYLRRQSLLRPYPAELIDLTDSAKGRGEI
- the tatB gene encoding twin-arginine translocase subunit TatB; this encodes MFDVGGSEILLILFLTLLVMGPKNIPKIARTLGKTMQQVRRVTNEFKHAMEDEIRVLELEELKAERASTVAKRPTEPVAARTATAESDSASPSPATSTERVESPVETVETIDPAADIPVERERTGARPVVPSTETVARGADDGGAA
- the tatC gene encoding twin-arginine translocase subunit TatC, with protein sequence MTLTEHLTELRKRLLWCAGAIGVCFFAAWNFAPRIFALFMEPLTRVLGEGRQVVFTSPAEAFITYMKVAVTVGVFASAPVIFWQIWRFVAPGLYKRERAYFGAVVIVGSFFFVGGALFGYFGVFPVGFAYFIKTFETETIRAMISVKEYWSFALTMLVCFGIAFELPVFVFFLARVGIVTPQWLWKNFRYAVLVIFIGAAIFTPPDIISQITLGVPLVILYLLATGAAYLFGSRGKTADATNAADMAEE
- a CDS encoding rhomboid family intramembrane serine protease, producing the protein MTTLLIAANIAAFVWQLGVRDSGLRFAAVPYQILHPWAWDSILTPVTAITSAFLHGGIAHLAGNMVFLWVFGDNVEDRLGRGAFVRFYLVAALVACLAHAVVQPGSRVPMVGASGAVAAVLGAYLHMFPSARIKGFFLIIIYPIFFVWRAKIFIGLWLALQIFGSIMSDPLAPGVAWWAHIGGFAYGWWAVSTGRVRKR
- a CDS encoding tetratricopeptide repeat protein, translated to MRILAVAFAMSSVIGISILSLETAVYQGRIGDGDTIECGDVRSDVREARTLLDEPPTLIPTLDIRLRVMAKHLRICHPESPEAAEVAGDAYLRVSREFTLNSWFCRRWWAFQAHRSYVAALRRAPDRQPLWAKNGEVWNDIGWLARAKTSYLRAIELNPDDDNVVTTLGVILRTLDEPEIAETVFRNYLASDSPTRDPFVVADVNLALGRILAKKGRNDEAIDFMKNSTGHAEELLNSRLSRSYSGCAFQALGQLYGKVGRFDDETENRIKAAELDHYWDFAQEDAAIRAYRRGHFERALPFAERAVELETSSTNVALKALVLLALDRDEDALALLNEEPLKVGVVARWLGLDAAVARDVVAGHYALAEKKFDDAERRFARALRPVTIPHVAFLVTPYNDYNRSRAFVHEMALLGLAWTYSAQARHAEALPFLDTLVRQVPNNFFARMARVTSLTGLRRYNEAEVALAKLAKLYPDNPYVVNQLGILALNRGRFDDAGDAFKRAANVAPGAFPCPYEGLGLSYLRQGRTKEAESMLAKAIDVAPDRDARKYSALAKIRIREHRYDEARDLLEKALENVPSHPESRKLLDALNAAHPDS